The DNA sequence CGATTGATATACTCGTGGAACGATAAATCCAAAAAACGGCACGGTGACGAAGGCAAGTATCGAATATACCGCTGAGAACGAGGCTCGCCTTTCGGGCTGGGCAATCGACTGCCGCAGAGCGAAATACGCCCCGTAAATCACAAGCAGAATAAGAATCGAGGTCTGCCTCGGGTCCCAGTTCCAATATGTGCTCCATGCAACTTTGGCAAAAATAGAGCCGGAGACAGTCGCAGCGAAGCAAAACATCAATCCGAGCCCGGCGGCCATGGCGGCCTTGCTGTCTGCGATGGGATCCTTTCTCTTCAAATACAGGATGCTCTGCACCATAGCATGAGCAAACGCGATAAACGACACGAATGCGAACGGAACATGATAGTAGAATATCCTTGATGCAGGTGCCCATGACGGACCAGTTGAAAACTTGAAAGCTACCAGATCCGTGATATCCAGAATACCATTCCCATTTAGGTCTTTTGAACCATCCACCGGCATAATAGACGGCCCACCGTTGAACACAGATACAGTTATGTAGGCGACGTCATCAATGCCAGAGCCCGACATGGGCGGCGGAGTTGTAAAACTAAAGACGATCATTACCGCCATATAAACGAACAGCAAGATTTTCAAAATGGTCATCTATTCACTCCAGACATATTCGAATAAAATATACGACAGTGTTATCACGATTATTGGATAAGCTATCAGAATTTTTATGTAATTCCACATGTCAGCCGGATTGCCTCCCTGGAGCGCGATGTCTGTCGCAGTCATAGCAGAAAGCAGCACCGGAAGCAGTAGTGGGAAGGACAGGACCGCAAACAAGGCGCCTTTAACCGACGCCTTCGATACAATCGCGGCTATGATTGTCGTCGCTGACGCGATACCGAAGGACCCGAGCGCAACAACCAGAAGAAAGC is a window from the Candidatus Zixiibacteriota bacterium genome containing:
- a CDS encoding cytochrome c biogenesis protein; the protein is MTILKILLFVYMAVMIVFSFTTPPPMSGSGIDDVAYITVSVFNGGPSIMPVDGSKDLNGNGILDITDLVAFKFSTGPSWAPASRIFYYHVPFAFVSFIAFAHAMVQSILYLKRKDPIADSKAAMAAGLGLMFCFAATVSGSIFAKVAWSTYWNWDPRQTSILILLVIYGAYFALRQSIAQPERRASFSAVYSILAFVTVPFFGFIVPRVYQS